A window of Juglans regia cultivar Chandler chromosome 7, Walnut 2.0, whole genome shotgun sequence contains these coding sequences:
- the LOC109009173 gene encoding desiccation protectant protein Lea14 homolog has protein sequence MSQLLDQAKNFVAEKLATIKKPEATITDVDFKRVSLDSVDYLAKVSVNNPYGLALPICEISYVLKSAGRVIASGTMPDPGSLKASDTTLLEVPVMVPHSILVSLARDIVADWDIDYVLDLGLTIDLPIIGNFTIPLSNEGEIKLPTISDMF, from the exons ATGTCGCAGCTGCTAGACCAGGCCAAGAACTTCGTGGCAGAGAAGTTGGCGACCATAAAGAAACCAGAGGCCACCATCACTGACGTTGATTTCAAACGCGTCAGCCTTGACTCGGTGGATTATCTTGCTAAGGTGTCTGTCAACAATCCCTACGGACTTGCCCTCCCCATCTGCGAGATCTCTTACGTCCTCAAGAGTGCTGGCAG GGTTATTGCATCAGGGACGATGCCTGACCCAGGGTCACTGAAGGCGAGCGACACGACGTTGCTGGAGGTGCCAGTGATGGTGCCACACAGTATATTGGTGAGCTTGGCAAGGGACATTGTTGCAGACTGGGACATAGACTATGTGTTGGATTTGGGTCTCACCATAGACCTCCCCATTATTGGAAACTTTACCATTCCCCTCTCCAACGAGGGAGAAATCAAGCTTCCAACCATCTCTGATATGTTCTAA
- the LOC109009172 gene encoding GEM-like protein 7 isoform X1, which produces METSLQELVAGMPMRSAAYRVDRAPKRYLTDSACQYRIPSLEGAADSKRKNKISKKGHSFVHGFREHVRHGPKISETVKGKLSLGARILRVGGVDKVFKRFFSVKEGEKLLKASQCYLSTTAGPIAGLLFISTEKIAFCSERSMKISSPDGDMTRIHYKVTCKKILKNHSFLCVSLPGSCLLTLKVIYIHLVQVLIPLRKIERVNQSENVKKPSEKYMEIVTVDNFDFWFMGFLNYKKAFNYLQEAINSQA; this is translated from the exons ATGGAAACCTCTCTTCAAGAACTTGTGGCTGGAATGCCAATGCGCTCAGCAGCATACAGAGTTGATAGGGCACCTAAGAGATACTTGACTGATTCTGCTTGTCAATACCGTATTCCATCACTCGAGG GTGCTGCAGATTCTAAAAGGAAGAACAAGATTAGTAAAAAAGGACATAGTTTTGTGCATGGATTCCGAGAGCATG TGAGACATGGACCCAAGATCTCTGAAACTGTGAAGGGGAAGTTGAGCTTGGGGGCTAGAATTCTTAGAGTAGGTGGTGTGGATAAAGTCTTCAAGCGGTTCTTCAGTGTTAAAGAAGGAGAGAAATTGCTGAAGGCTTCCCAATGCTATTTATCAACTACAGCTGGTCCTATTGCAGGCCTACTATTTATCTCCACGGAAAAGATTGCATTCTGCAGTGAGAGATCAATGAAAATCTCTTCTCCAGATGGAGACATGACAAGGATCCATTACAAGGTAActtgcaaaaaaatattaaaaaatcattcattCTTGTGTGTCTCCCTCCCTGGCTCATGCTTGCTAACATTGAAAGTAATATATATCCATCTGGTACAGGTCTTGATTCCTCTGAGGAAGATAGAGAGAGTAAATCAAAGCGAGAATGTGAAGAAACCTTCAGAAAAGTACATGGAAATAGTTACAGTGGACAATTTTGACTTCTGGTTTATGGGCttcttaaattataagaaagcttTCAACTATCTTCAGGAAGCAATTAATTCACAAGCTTGA
- the LOC109009172 gene encoding GEM-like protein 7 isoform X2, producing the protein METSLQELVAGMPMRSAAYRVDRAPKRYLTDSACQYRIPSLEGAADSKRKNKISKKGHSFVHGFREHVRHGPKISETVKGKLSLGARILRVGGVDKVFKRFFSVKEGEKLLKASQCYLSTTAGPIAGLLFISTEKIAFCSERSMKISSPDGDMTRIHYKVLIPLRKIERVNQSENVKKPSEKYMEIVTVDNFDFWFMGFLNYKKAFNYLQEAINSQA; encoded by the exons ATGGAAACCTCTCTTCAAGAACTTGTGGCTGGAATGCCAATGCGCTCAGCAGCATACAGAGTTGATAGGGCACCTAAGAGATACTTGACTGATTCTGCTTGTCAATACCGTATTCCATCACTCGAGG GTGCTGCAGATTCTAAAAGGAAGAACAAGATTAGTAAAAAAGGACATAGTTTTGTGCATGGATTCCGAGAGCATG TGAGACATGGACCCAAGATCTCTGAAACTGTGAAGGGGAAGTTGAGCTTGGGGGCTAGAATTCTTAGAGTAGGTGGTGTGGATAAAGTCTTCAAGCGGTTCTTCAGTGTTAAAGAAGGAGAGAAATTGCTGAAGGCTTCCCAATGCTATTTATCAACTACAGCTGGTCCTATTGCAGGCCTACTATTTATCTCCACGGAAAAGATTGCATTCTGCAGTGAGAGATCAATGAAAATCTCTTCTCCAGATGGAGACATGACAAGGATCCATTACAAG GTCTTGATTCCTCTGAGGAAGATAGAGAGAGTAAATCAAAGCGAGAATGTGAAGAAACCTTCAGAAAAGTACATGGAAATAGTTACAGTGGACAATTTTGACTTCTGGTTTATGGGCttcttaaattataagaaagcttTCAACTATCTTCAGGAAGCAATTAATTCACAAGCTTGA